The genomic segment CGGTGGAAAAATTGTTTAATTTATCAGAAAAAGGCACGGGCAAACTTTCAGCTGTTATTTGGACCACAACCCCTTGGACATTGCCGTCAAATAAAGCTATTTCACTCAATCCGGAATTAGAATATCAACTTGTTCAATTCAACGATGAACGTTTGATTTTAGCCGCTGAATTAGTAGAAAGCGTAGCGAAAGCGGTAGGCGTTGAAAGCTGGACTGTATTAGGCTCTGCAAAAGGTGAGAGTCTTGAATTATTGCAATTCAATCACCCGTTCTATGATTATACCGTGCCGTTTATTTTAGGTGATCATGTAACCACAGACGGCGGTACAGGTTTAGTGCATACTGCACCTGACCACGGTCAAGACGACTATGTGGTGGCGCGTAAATACAATATTGGTATGGCGTGCTTAGTTGGTAATGATGGTAAATTTACTAGCCAAACCGAATTTTTCGCAGGCTTAGGTGTATTTGAAGCTAACGGTAAAGTGCTAGAAAAATTGGAAGAAGTCGGCGCATTGCTAAAATTAGAAAAAATTCGCCACAGCTATCCGCATTGCTGGCGTCATAAAACCCCGATTATTTTCCGTGCGACACCGCAATGGTTTATTGGTATGGAAACCCAAGGATTGCGTCAACAAGCCTTAAGTGAAATTAAAAATGTGCGTTGGATTCCTGATTGGGGTCAAGCACGTATTGAAAAAATGGTGGAAAATCGCCCAGACTGGTGTATCTCACGCCAACGTACTTGGGGCGTACCTGTTGCCTTGTTTATTCATAATGAAACAGAACAACTTCACCCGCGTACAGTGGAATTAATCGAAGAAGTCGCGAAATTAGTTGAGAAAAAAGGCATTCAGGCTTGGTGGGATCTTGATCCAAAAGATTTATTAGGCGATGAAGCGGCAAACTATAGCAAAGTGCCGGATACTTTAGATGTATGGTTTGATTCAGGATCAACCTATTCAAGCGTAGTGAGCGCGCGTCCTGAATTTAATGGTAATGCCGCAGATATGTATCTTGAAGGTTCAGACCAACACCGCGGTTGGTTTATGTCTTCCTTAATGCTTTCAACGGCAACGGATAACAAAGCACCTTATAAACAGGTATTGACACACGGTTTTACCGTTGACGGTCAAGGTCGTAAAATGTCGAAATCTATCGGCAATATCGTCACACCGCAAGAAGTGATGGACAAATTCGGTGGTGATATTCTGCGTTTATGGGTGGCGTCAACAGACTATACGGGCGAAATGACCGTGTCTGATGAAATTTTAAAACGTGCTGCTGATAGCTATCGCCGTATTCGTAACACCGCGCGTTTCTTGTTGGCGAACTTAAACGGTTTCGATCCAAAACGTGATTTAGTTAAACCTGAAGACATGATTTCCCTTGACCTCTGGGCAGTGGATTGTGCTTTCCAAGCACAAGCGGAAATTAAAGAAGCCTATGACAACTACCAATTCCATGCGGTAGTGCAACGTTTAATGCGTTTTTGTTCGGTAGAAATGGGATCGTTCTATCTTGATATTATTAAAGACCGTCAATACACCACAAAAGCGGATAGTCTCGCGCGCCGTAGTTGTCAAACTGCATTGTGGCATATTGCGGAAGCACTGGTTCGTTGGATGGCACCAATTCTTTCATTCACAGCCGATGAAATTTGGGGCTATTTACCGGGCGAACGTAGTGAATTTGTCTTTACGGAAGAATTCTATAACGGCTTATTTGCCTTAGATGCTGGTGCAGAACTTGATGATGCTTATTGGCAACAAGTGCTGATTGTGCGTAACGAAGTCAACCGTGTATTAGAACAGGCTCGTAACGATAAAGTTATCGGTGGTGGTTTAGAAGCAGAATTAACGATTTTTGCTAATGAAGAATTCTCAAATCTACTGAATAGACTGGGAAATGAATTACGTTTTGTGGTGATTACTTCAAAAGCCGAAGTGAAACCATTGGCACAAGCTGATGTGGCGGAAGGCGAAGTAAAAGGCTTAGCCATTAAAGTTGTTCGCTCGGCTAACCACAAATGCCCACGTTGCTGGCATTATTCAGACAGCAAAGATGAACACTCACTTTGCTCTCGTTGTGAAGAAAATGTCAACGGCAATGGTGAAGTGCGTAGATTTGCGTAAAATCTGACCGCACTTTAATTGCTCTCAGATAAATACCCCACACGAGACGTGTGGGGTTACGCATAATTGAGCCGCTTTGCGGCTCTGAATTTATGAATATGAATTGAGTGTTATGTTGTATGTTCCCCGTCTGAGTCGCCTGAGCGTTTTGAAAATTTTAGCAAAATTCAGTATGTCTGAGCAAAGCGAGTTCTGGAATTTTGCGTAAAAAAATTTTCAAATAAGCGAAGAAAAGCAACGAAGTTGTGGGTGTGTTTCTTTTGCCTACTTTGCTTTGCACAAGCAAAGAAAAGTAGGTCGCCTTAAGGCGAAATTTACCTTTGAATAATAAGGAAAATTATGAAAAATAAAGCTTCAGGTTTGTCCTTCCTCTGGTTAAGTGCGGTCGCTTTTATCCTAGATTTGCTCTCAAAATATATTGTGACGCAAAATTTTGAGCTTTATGAAAGCGTGAATATACTGCCGATTTTTAACTTAACTTATGCACGTAATACTGGTGCTGCATTTAGCTTTTTAGCGGATCATAGCGGCTGGCAAAAATATTTCTTTATAGTACTGGCTATTGTGATCTCAGCGGTATTGGTTTATTTCTTAAAGAAAAATAGCGCAAACCAAAAGTTACAAAATTCCGCTTATGCTTTAATTATTGGCGGTGCGTTAGCGAATATGGTTGATCGTGCTTATAATGGTTTTGTGGTGGATTTCTTTGATTTTTATTGGCAAGATTGGCATTATCCTGTTTTTAATGTCGCGGATATCGCTATTTGTATTGGCGCAAGTTTATTAGCGTTAGATGCATTTAAAAATTCAGAGAAGAAAAAAGAATGAAGATTATCTTAGCCAACCCACGTGGCTTTTGTGCCGGCGTGGATCGTGCAATTAGTATTGTAGAACTTGCTCTTGAGATTCATGGCGCGCCGATTTATGTCCGACATGAAGTCGTACACAATCGTTTCGTGGTGAACGGATTGCGTGAGCGTGGCGCGATTTTTGTGGAAGAATTGGATGAAATTCCTGATGGCGCAATTGTGATTTTCTCTGCCCATGGAGTTTCTCAGGCGGTACGTCAAGAAGCGAAACGCCGAGAATTGAAAGTCTTTGATGCCACTTGCCCATTAGTGACTAAAGTGCATATGCAAGTTGCCCGCGCAAGCCGTAAAGGAACTAAAGCGATTCTTATTGGTCATGAAGGGCATCCAGAAGTACAAGGCACAATGGGGCAATATGATAATGAGAACGGTGGGATCTTTTTAGTAGAAAGCGTGGAAGATATTGCTAAACTCAATATCAAAGGCGATGATGATTTAACTTTTATGACCCAAACTACGCTTTCGCTCGATGATACCGCAGAAACCATAGAGGCGTTAAAAGCGAAATATCCGAATATTCAAGGGCCACGTAAAAACGATATTTGTTATGCAACTACTAACCGTCAACAAGCGGTACGTGAGCTAGCGAAACAAACTGATTTAGTTTTAGTCGTGGGGTCAAAAAATTCCTCTAACTCAAATCGTTTAGCTGAACTGGCAACACGAATGGGCGTACAAGCACGTTTAATTGATGGTGCTGAAGATATTGATCCCGTTTGGCTTGAGAATGTTAACGCTATTGGCTTAACTGCAGGAGCATCAGCACCTGAAGTATTAGTTCAATCAGTCATTGCACGTTTGAAAGAACTGGGGGCAGCAGATGTAGAAAATTTGCAAGGCGTAGAAGAAAATATGTTCTTTGAAGTGCCAAAGGAATTACGAATTAACGAATAAATTTTTAGGGCAAATCATGGATTTGCCTTTTTCTTTATCAAAACTTCCTTATTTTTCACCGCACTTTTTTTATTTTTGTGAGCAGTATTCCAAAAGTGCGGTCAATCTGTTGTCTGTTTTTTGTAAATCCTTGAAAGTAGGTGTGTTGAATATTCAACATAATTACCAAGGAGAAACTATGACATCGTTGAAAAAACTACTTGCCAGCACTTTAGTTATTGGCATATTATTTAGCGCTAATGTAATGGCAGAAAACGTGCCGGCTCCCACTGTGGCGACACAAGAACCTGTGGCGCAAGTTCAACCTCAAGTTCAGACTGAAACCGTTAGTGATAAGTTAAATATTAATACGGCAACAGCTACAGAAATTCAGAAATCCTTAATTGGTATTGGTGCGAAGAAAGCCGAAGCCATTGTGCAATATCGTGAAAAATATGGTAATTTCACAGCCGCTGAGCAGTTACTTGAAGTACAAGGTATTGGCAAAGCAACGCTGGATAAAAATAGAGATCGACTAGCATTTTAATTTATTTTTCGGCGTTATAGCGGCATAGGAATATGCCGCTTTTTTGTTATAATGGCAGGCATTTGATAAACAATAGGAATAATTTATGAAACAGAAAATAGTACTTGCTACAGGTAATAAAGGCAAAGTGAAAGAAATGGCAGATGTGTTAGCGAATTTTGGTTTTGAAGTGATCGCACAGACAGATTTAGGTATCGAAAATCCTGAAGAAACGGGATTAACTTTTGTGGAAAATGCCATTTTGAAAGCGCGTCATGCGGCAAAAGTTTCAGGCTTGCCAGCTATTGCCGATGACAGTGGTTTAGCTGTTGATGCTCTGGGCGGTGCACCAGGGCTGTATTCAGCCCGTTATGCTGGTGTTGAAGGCGAGAATGCAGATGCACTCAATCGTCAAAAATTATTACAAGAACTGGCAAATGTCCCTACAGAAAAACGTCAGGCTAAATTTGTGAGCTGTATTGTGTTGTTACAGCATGAAACTGATCCCACACCTATTATCGCAGAAGGAGAATGTCATGGTTCAATTCTGTTTGAAGAAAAAGGTCATCATGGTTTCGGTTATGACAGCCTTTTCTATAGCCTAGAAAAAGGTTGTACGTTTGCAGAATTAGAAACATCTGAGAAGAAAAAAATTTCTCATCGTGCACGTGCTTTAGTCGTGCTAAAAGAGAAGTTATCTAAATAATGAAGATATAGGGATTTTGTTATGTTACTGACGACAACAAATAATATTGAAGGTAAACAAGTTATTGAATATAAAGAAATTGTGTATGGCGAAGTCGTCGCAGGAACTAACTTTATTCGTGATTTTTTTGCCAGTTTTACGGATATTTTTGGTGGGCGTTCACGCTCCTATGAAAGTAAGTTGACTTCAGCTCGCCAAGAAGCCATTAATGAAATGATCGCGCAAGCTGAACGTGTCGGTGCTAACGCGATTGTGGGTGTCGAAGTCAATTATACGTCTATTGGTTCAGGCTCTAAAAGTATGTTTATGATTGTAGCCAGTGGCACTGCTGTTGTGGTGCGTTGATGATTGAATTGATGTTACCACCATTAAGTTTGTATGTGCATATCCCTTGGTGTGTGCAAAAATGTCCATATTGTGATTTTAATTCCCATGGGCAAAAAGGGAATATTCCTGAACATGATTATATTCAGCATTTACTGACGGATTTACGTCAAGATTTAAGCCGTTATGCAGAGAGCATTCAAGGGCGTCCATTGGTGAGTATTTTTATTGGTGGTGGTACGCCAAGTTTGTTTTCGGCGGAGGGTATTCGAGATTTGCTTAAAGGCATTCAATGTGCGCTCCCGTTTGCAGAAAATATTGA from the [Actinobacillus] rossii genome contains:
- the ileS gene encoding isoleucyl-tRNA synthetase, giving the protein MSEVDYKNTLNLPETGFPMRGDLAKREPAMLKNWYDKQLYQKIRQSSKGKKSFILHDGPPYANGSIHIGHAVNKILKDIIIKSKTALGFDSPYIPGWDCHGLPIELKVEALVGKPNQKISAAEFREECRKYAREQVEGQKKDFIRLGVLGDWDNPYLTMNFDTEANIIRAFGKAVANGHLYKGSKPVHWCLDCASSLAEAEVEYEDKTSPSIYVRFAAADESAVEKLFNLSEKGTGKLSAVIWTTTPWTLPSNKAISLNPELEYQLVQFNDERLILAAELVESVAKAVGVESWTVLGSAKGESLELLQFNHPFYDYTVPFILGDHVTTDGGTGLVHTAPDHGQDDYVVARKYNIGMACLVGNDGKFTSQTEFFAGLGVFEANGKVLEKLEEVGALLKLEKIRHSYPHCWRHKTPIIFRATPQWFIGMETQGLRQQALSEIKNVRWIPDWGQARIEKMVENRPDWCISRQRTWGVPVALFIHNETEQLHPRTVELIEEVAKLVEKKGIQAWWDLDPKDLLGDEAANYSKVPDTLDVWFDSGSTYSSVVSARPEFNGNAADMYLEGSDQHRGWFMSSLMLSTATDNKAPYKQVLTHGFTVDGQGRKMSKSIGNIVTPQEVMDKFGGDILRLWVASTDYTGEMTVSDEILKRAADSYRRIRNTARFLLANLNGFDPKRDLVKPEDMISLDLWAVDCAFQAQAEIKEAYDNYQFHAVVQRLMRFCSVEMGSFYLDIIKDRQYTTKADSLARRSCQTALWHIAEALVRWMAPILSFTADEIWGYLPGERSEFVFTEEFYNGLFALDAGAELDDAYWQQVLIVRNEVNRVLEQARNDKVIGGGLEAELTIFANEEFSNLLNRLGNELRFVVITSKAEVKPLAQADVAEGEVKGLAIKVVRSANHKCPRCWHYSDSKDEHSLCSRCEENVNGNGEVRRFA
- the lspA gene encoding lipoprotein signal peptidase translates to MKNKASGLSFLWLSAVAFILDLLSKYIVTQNFELYESVNILPIFNLTYARNTGAAFSFLADHSGWQKYFFIVLAIVISAVLVYFLKKNSANQKLQNSAYALIIGGALANMVDRAYNGFVVDFFDFYWQDWHYPVFNVADIAICIGASLLALDAFKNSEKKKE
- the ispH gene encoding 4-hydroxy-3-methylbut-2-enyl diphosphate reductase gives rise to the protein MKIILANPRGFCAGVDRAISIVELALEIHGAPIYVRHEVVHNRFVVNGLRERGAIFVEELDEIPDGAIVIFSAHGVSQAVRQEAKRRELKVFDATCPLVTKVHMQVARASRKGTKAILIGHEGHPEVQGTMGQYDNENGGIFLVESVEDIAKLNIKGDDDLTFMTQTTLSLDDTAETIEALKAKYPNIQGPRKNDICYATTNRQQAVRELAKQTDLVLVVGSKNSSNSNRLAELATRMGVQARLIDGAEDIDPVWLENVNAIGLTAGASAPEVLVQSVIARLKELGAADVENLQGVEENMFFEVPKELRINE
- a CDS encoding helix-hairpin-helix repeat-containing competence protein ComEA, which encodes MDLPFSLSKLPYFSPHFFYFCEQYSKSAVNLLSVFCKSLKVGVLNIQHNYQGETMTSLKKLLASTLVIGILFSANVMAENVPAPTVATQEPVAQVQPQVQTETVSDKLNINTATATEIQKSLIGIGAKKAEAIVQYREKYGNFTAAEQLLEVQGIGKATLDKNRDRLAF
- a CDS encoding putative deoxyribonucleotide triphosphate pyrophosphatase, translating into MKQKIVLATGNKGKVKEMADVLANFGFEVIAQTDLGIENPEETGLTFVENAILKARHAAKVSGLPAIADDSGLAVDALGGAPGLYSARYAGVEGENADALNRQKLLQELANVPTEKRQAKFVSCIVLLQHETDPTPIIAEGECHGSILFEEKGHHGFGYDSLFYSLEKGCTFAELETSEKKKISHRARALVVLKEKLSK
- a CDS encoding Domain of uncharacterised function (DUF74), which codes for MLLTTTNNIEGKQVIEYKEIVYGEVVAGTNFIRDFFASFTDIFGGRSRSYESKLTSARQEAINEMIAQAERVGANAIVGVEVNYTSIGSGSKSMFMIVASGTAVVVR